In a single window of the Candidatus Bathyarchaeota archaeon genome:
- a CDS encoding DNA-binding protein has translation MSYEIDDSELDAIRKKRLAEMQASATDEEQTEKIRQAEAQKQAVLRTILTVEARQRINNIKMVKPEFAEQLEMQLIQLAQTGRIKLPLDDDQLKEVLKRMQGQRKDIKIRRK, from the coding sequence ATGTCCTACGAAATAGATGACAGCGAGCTCGATGCCATTCGTAAGAAAAGACTTGCAGAAATGCAGGCCTCAGCAACCGATGAAGAGCAGACTGAAAAAATCAGGCAGGCTGAAGCTCAAAAACAAGCTGTCCTACGTACAATTCTTACAGTTGAGGCCAGACAAAGAATTAATAATATTAAAATGGTTAAACCAGAATTTGCTGAACAGTTAGAGATGCAACTCATACAACTTGCTCAGACAGGTCGGATAAAACTTCCCTTAGATGATGATCAATTGAAAGAAGTTTTAAAACGCATGCAAGGTCAACGAAAAGATATCAAAATTAGGAGGAAATGA
- a CDS encoding thiolase domain-containing protein, translated as MVSGKVAIIGAGMTRFHHSLHMGKSAREMFIEAFTDCVDSVDKGMSHKDIETLFIANTVSELFEHQSHLSSLIPDWLGLLPIPSTRIETACASSSAALEMGVLAIASGMYDVALVGGLEKMTALRTDEVTWALMSGMDQVYESPQGVSNPALYAMMGMAHFKKYGSSWDQLATISIKNHHNASLNPKAQYQSEVIDIAKKVGQKKGLSFKNEMDFLKSDANPYVAYPLRLFDCSPISDGASALILASAKKAKEFTDTPIYISGIGHTSGTMSLHDREDLTTIPAAVEAGKRAHKMADTRPKDIDLAMVHDCFTPAEMVATEDLGFFKKGEGGKAAEEGRTSLKGEIPINTDGGLKAKGHPIAATGTAMTHEIWKQLRGEADNRQIQNAETGLIHNVGATGGTVVVQIFKR; from the coding sequence ATGGTTTCTGGCAAGGTAGCTATTATTGGAGCAGGCATGACAAGGTTTCATCATTCTCTCCACATGGGTAAATCAGCTCGTGAAATGTTTATTGAAGCTTTTACAGATTGTGTTGATTCTGTTGATAAAGGAATGAGCCATAAAGATATTGAAACTTTATTTATAGCCAATACTGTGAGTGAATTATTTGAGCACCAATCACATCTCTCATCGCTTATACCGGATTGGCTTGGACTATTACCAATTCCATCAACTCGAATTGAAACTGCATGTGCTAGCTCTTCAGCAGCATTGGAAATGGGAGTTTTAGCGATAGCATCGGGAATGTATGATGTGGCTTTGGTTGGTGGTTTAGAGAAGATGACCGCACTACGAACGGATGAGGTGACATGGGCTTTAATGTCTGGCATGGACCAAGTTTATGAATCCCCTCAAGGGGTTAGTAATCCTGCCCTTTATGCTATGATGGGAATGGCTCATTTTAAGAAATATGGCTCATCTTGGGATCAACTTGCAACTATATCAATAAAAAATCATCACAATGCATCATTAAATCCAAAAGCACAGTATCAGTCTGAAGTAATAGACATCGCTAAGAAAGTGGGCCAAAAGAAAGGTCTTTCTTTCAAGAATGAAATGGATTTTCTTAAATCTGACGCCAATCCTTATGTTGCTTATCCATTAAGGCTCTTTGATTGCAGTCCAATTTCAGACGGCGCTTCAGCTTTAATTCTTGCTTCTGCTAAAAAAGCTAAAGAATTCACAGATACTCCGATATATATCTCCGGTATAGGCCATACTTCAGGAACAATGTCGTTACATGACCGGGAGGATTTAACAACGATTCCAGCTGCAGTAGAAGCTGGAAAGAGAGCCCACAAAATGGCTGATACTCGGCCAAAAGATATTGATTTGGCAATGGTTCATGATTGTTTCACTCCGGCTGAAATGGTAGCTACTGAGGACTTGGGATTCTTTAAAAAAGGCGAGGGTGGAAAAGCTGCTGAAGAAGGTCGGACTTCATTAAAAGGAGAAATACCGATCAATACAGATGGAGGATTAAAAGCAAAAGGACACCCAATCGCTGCCACTGGTACTGCCATGACTCATGAAATCTGGAAACAATTGAGAGGAGAAGCTGACAATAGACAAATTCAAAATGCAGAGACGGGACTAATTCATAATGTTGGAGCAACTGGCGGAACCGTTGTCGTGCAAATCTTTAAGAGGTAA
- a CDS encoding geranylgeranylglycerol-phosphate geranylgeranyltransferase, producing MRKIQGFLRLIRPLNCLMMGIATLIGVLLAGQKFLNVNDLLIVSPLSFMTAFTLTGASMAINDYYDREIDEINEPERPIPSGVVSPNEALIVSACLILLGLTSAYLTTFLCLIVGLISLIIFLTYSTIGKRTGLYGNFLVSACVAFPFIYGSLAISNEIRLNAIIFSALAFLSNTGREITKGIVDMQGDRSKNIKTIAVKYGASVAAYAASTFYIFAVILSILPWILKQVSSLYIPPIIMTNIGFVLISILLIRDNSRSGARKVKNLALIWMFMGLLSFLSGIFG from the coding sequence ATGAGGAAAATTCAGGGATTTCTTCGATTAATCAGACCATTGAATTGTCTTATGATGGGTATAGCTACATTGATAGGAGTCTTGTTGGCTGGTCAAAAATTTCTAAATGTTAACGATTTACTTATCGTATCCCCATTATCATTTATGACTGCCTTCACATTGACTGGTGCCTCAATGGCAATAAACGATTATTATGATAGGGAAATCGATGAAATAAATGAACCAGAGCGTCCAATTCCTAGTGGGGTAGTTAGTCCTAACGAGGCGTTAATTGTTTCAGCTTGCCTAATTCTTCTTGGATTAACCTCAGCCTATCTTACTACTTTCTTATGTCTAATAGTCGGTTTGATTTCATTGATAATTTTTTTAACGTACTCTACAATTGGAAAAAGGACTGGTCTATATGGAAATTTTCTAGTAAGTGCTTGTGTTGCTTTTCCATTCATTTATGGGAGTCTGGCTATTAGCAATGAGATAAGATTAAACGCGATTATATTTTCTGCATTAGCATTCCTATCCAATACAGGTAGGGAAATTACAAAAGGCATAGTTGACATGCAAGGGGATCGCTCCAAAAATATTAAAACAATTGCTGTTAAATATGGGGCAAGTGTTGCAGCATATGCAGCTTCAACATTTTACATTTTTGCAGTGATTCTAAGCATACTGCCTTGGATATTGAAGCAAGTCTCCTCTTTATACATTCCACCAATTATTATGACGAATATTGGCTTTGTTTTAATTTCAATTCTTCTAATACGGGATAATTCTCGTTCGGGTGCAAGGAAGGTTAAGAATCTGGCGTTAATATGGATGTTCATGGGATTATTATCTTTCTTATCGGGCATATTTGGTTAA
- a CDS encoding Zn-ribbon domain-containing OB-fold protein yields MDEEPFTISSFQNFLEKKRLMGVKCSDCNNLMFPPRIICTKCNSRKLKWHEFKGDGTLETYSILHVAPTFLKDNVPYIVGIIKLREGPMITGRITDVDTTKSENIEIGMNVKIEFPKESGKTILAFKPE; encoded by the coding sequence ATGGATGAAGAACCTTTCACCATAAGCTCATTTCAAAATTTTCTTGAAAAGAAAAGGTTAATGGGAGTCAAATGCAGCGATTGCAACAATCTCATGTTTCCACCCAGAATAATCTGCACAAAATGCAATAGCAGGAAGCTCAAGTGGCATGAGTTCAAAGGAGATGGTACGCTTGAAACGTATTCAATTTTGCATGTTGCTCCTACTTTTCTTAAGGATAATGTTCCTTATATCGTGGGAATTATCAAGCTCAGAGAAGGGCCAATGATTACAGGCAGAATTACAGATGTTGATACTACAAAATCTGAAAATATAGAGATCGGTATGAATGTAAAAATAGAATTTCCAAAAGAATCAGGTAAAACTATCTTGGCATTTAAACCTGAATAA
- a CDS encoding 60S ribosomal protein L31 — protein sequence MSKEKKSKEEKPKKQEPVKEEPVKKDAQKTKVEAEKPEEIEDLEIVAEKTYTINLRDVWTAPRNKRSPKAIKALKEYMKRHMKAEDVIISNEVNEQVWARGIQKPPRKLTVRAVKDKENKVLIFPIKT from the coding sequence ATGAGCAAAGAGAAGAAGAGTAAAGAAGAGAAACCTAAAAAGCAAGAACCTGTAAAAGAGGAGCCAGTGAAAAAGGATGCCCAAAAAACTAAGGTTGAAGCTGAAAAGCCTGAAGAAATTGAAGATCTAGAGATAGTTGCAGAAAAGACGTATACGATTAATCTCAGAGATGTTTGGACTGCTCCCCGAAATAAAAGATCGCCAAAAGCCATTAAAGCTCTAAAGGAATATATGAAACGCCATATGAAAGCAGAGGACGTCATTATAAGCAATGAAGTGAACGAACAAGTTTGGGCTAGAGGCATACAGAAACCTCCAAGAAAGCTAACAGTCAGAGCCGTCAAGGATAAAGAAAATAAAGTATTGATCTTTCCAATTAAGACCTGA
- a CDS encoding divalent-cation tolerance protein CutA, translating into MQDEFIHVITTVDQKEVAKKLALVLTKNRLAACVQIVGPITSIYQWKDNLEEAEEWLCLIKSKRNLFEKLEGKIKEVHPYKVPEIIALPIISGSEDYLEWLQNELKKS; encoded by the coding sequence ATGCAAGATGAGTTTATTCATGTCATTACAACTGTAGATCAAAAAGAAGTTGCTAAAAAATTAGCACTAGTTTTAACAAAAAATCGATTGGCTGCATGTGTGCAGATAGTTGGACCTATAACCAGCATATATCAGTGGAAAGATAATTTAGAAGAGGCAGAAGAATGGTTATGCTTAATCAAAAGCAAGAGAAATCTCTTTGAAAAGCTTGAGGGAAAAATAAAAGAAGTGCATCCTTACAAAGTGCCAGAGATAATTGCTTTGCCAATAATATCGGGAAGTGAAGATTATTTAGAGTGGCTTCAAAATGAGCTGAAAAAATCCTAA
- a CDS encoding 50S ribosomal protein L39e has product MARNKPTAKKRRLAKAQKQNSAVPTWVIAKTLGKIRQHPKRRHWRRTNLKV; this is encoded by the coding sequence ATGGCTAGGAATAAACCAACAGCCAAAAAGCGTAGATTGGCAAAAGCTCAAAAACAGAATTCAGCTGTCCCTACATGGGTCATCGCTAAGACTTTAGGCAAAATAAGACAGCACCCAAAAAGGCGACATTGGAGAAGGACCAATCTTAAGGTATAG